Below is a window of Mycoplasmopsis anatis DNA.
GTGTCTGTAGCACCAGAACGATATTTACCTATAATAACATCAACAATCGATCCTGCTGCTTGTTCTTGCTCTTTTGTTAAAAAGCTAGGATTTTTTTTATTTTTATTATAATAATCGTCTCTATACAAGAAAAATATCATATCAGCATCTTGCTCAATCGCACCACTTTCACGTAAATCACTTAGTAATGGTCGCTTATCTTCTCTGTTTTCTACTGAACGAGAAAGTTGTGATAGTGCAATAACTGGCACGTTTAACTCACGTGCAAGTTGTTTGAGAGATCTTGAGATTTTAGCCACTTCATTTTGTCTATTATCTCTATTATTACCTTCAATTGATAAAAGTTGAAGGTAATCGATTACAATTAAGTCTAATCCAATAGTTCTCTTTAGTTTACGAGTTTTTCACATTATTTCACCAAGTGCAGAAGATGTGGACTCATCAATATATAAAGGTAATGGATCGATTGTGGTATATTTGGCAGTAGAAATTGTATTTCATTCCTCAGATGTAATAAATTGAGGTTTTTTAAGTTTATTGCCATCTATTTCAGCTATTGAAGCATAAATTCTTGACATTAATTGTAAATCTGACATTTCTAAACTGAAAAAAGCAACTTTTTTACCAACTCTAGCTGCATTAGTGGCAATATTTAGTGCAAATGCAGTTTTACCCATAGCTGGACGAGCTGCTATAATTATTAATTCCCCACCTTTAAATCCTTGAATGCTTTTATCCAATTCATTAAAACCAGTAGGAATCCCAAAAAGCTCATCAACATTAGCATTTCTTCTCTGATTTAAGTCCATGAAATACTCATCAGAAATTTCCTTAACCGATTTAAAATCGTTTATTCTAGCCACTTCGGATGCTTCAGAAATTTTCATCTCTAAAGTGGGAACAAAAACCTCCAGGTCTGTATTTAAGTCAGTTTTAACTTTATACAACATCATTTCAAGAGTATTTTCAACTTCTCGTAATGCACTTAAGCGATTTAGATGTTGAAAATATTGAATTCTGTTTTTTACCAAGGCTGCATTAATAACCAAATCATGAATATAATCAATGTTTATCTCACTATTTGAATGAGATAAATTCAAAATAAAGTTAACTAATTCTTGATACTCTAAAATATTTAATTCATGATTTGCATCATAATAATTCATTAGTGCATTATAAATAAGTTTATTAGCATATTTGTAGAAGCATTTTTCACTCAAGAAATTTTGTGCTTCTTCAAAGTATTTTTTCTCCTTAGATACAAGCAACATTCCTAAAACTTTTTTCTCACTAAATTCATCGTAATGAATTGTTGTATTACTGTTCTGTGTTAGGTTATTATTAACACTTGATGACATTTGTTACTTTACTTCCTTGATTTTTATTTCAATATAAACTTTAGCAATAATATCATTGTAAACTTTAACTTTAATTTCATGTGTTCCATTAGAAACTAAATGAATCTTTTCAAGAGAATGTTTATCTAATTTAAAACCAAGATTTTTAAGGTCTTTTTCAATTTGTTTAGTTGAAATAGATCCGTGTACGTTTAAATTAAAGTTAGCATCTATGTTAGCTTCGAGTTCATAAACTAATCTAACATTTTCTAATTCTTCTTTAACTCTAAGCGCTTCTTGTCTTGTTTCATGTTCTTTAGCACTTAGTTGGTCTAATTTTCTTTCTAATGTTCTTTTTGTTGCTTCATTAAAAGGTAAAGCTAATCCTTGACGAATTAAGAAGTTTTTTGCATATCCATCAGATACTTCAATAACTGTATTTGCTTTACCATCTTTACAATCTTTAATTAATATCACTTTCATTTGTTTTACCTCCAACAATCGCTTGAATAATATTATCAATAAATACTTCTAGTGGTTCATCTGTTACTGCTGCGGCAGTTCCAAAATGACCCCCTCCACCGACGTCCTCGCAAATAATTTGAACATTTGTATTTATTCCACGAGCACTAAGTTTGTATAAATTAGTGTTTTCTTGTTTAGCTACAACAAAACTTGCAACTCTCCCACTAATTTTTAAGATTTCATTACTTGCAATACTTATAATATCATTACTTACTTCAATATCTTTATATGCCAAGTAATAACCAGGTTTAACTTCCTGAATATTTTCAAGTAGTTCACTAACAATTTTATTTGTCTTTTCATCAATTTTTAATATTTCATTACTAATTGTTCCTTTAGCTCCTAAACTTTCTAAATAAGAAGCCGCACTAAAAGCTCTTGGTGTAATGGATTTAGTAAATTGAGCGGTATCTAAATATATTCCATTTAACAGCAACTGAGCGGTTAGTGAGTCAATAGTGTTATTTTCCTGAGTGAACATTATTACCTCACTAACAATTTCTGATGCACTTGAAGCATTTGGATCAATATAACGATTTTCTCTTAAACAGAAGTCAACACTTGGGCCTACTCTGTGGTGGTCAAAAATAAAAATATTATCAATCTTAGCATTTACAATAGCATCTGGGTTATCTGTTCTATTTAAAACTGAATTATCAACCAAAATAACAACCGTTGATGAATTCGTTAAAGAGTTTGCTTCAGAAGGTTTTATAAATATATCTTCGTCTTTTAAGTTGTGTTTCTTAATAACTTTTAATGCTGTCGAATCAAAAGTTGTATTACAAATATATGCTTGCTTACCAAAATTTCTAGCTAATTTATAAATACCATATGCACTTCCAATTGCATCTAAATCAGCAAATTTGTGGCCATATATAATTACGTTTTTAATACTTTTTGATTTTAGTTTTTGTTCAAGTTTGTTTGCTATTAATTTAATATTTGTCCTACTATTATCAGGTAAAATTTCACTACTTGAACCATAATATACAGGTGTTGACACATTAGAGAAAATAGTTACTTGATCACCACCACGATTTTTTGATTGTAGTAAAGCTTTTTTAGCTTGCTCAATTTTTGTATCAAGACTTGGTCAACCTTTAGCAAACCCCACAGATACACTAATACGTTCAGAAACTCCAATGTCAGAATAATTCTTAAAGGTTAGAAAATTAGCAAATGATTCTTTTTCTAACATATCTAGTGTTTTCTCATTACAAATAATGACAAATTTTCCATTTGTGTACTGTCTATAAATAAAATTGTATTCATTGTTTTTGACATACTTTTCAAAATTATCTACTATTGATTTATTTATATTGAATAGTTGTTCCTCACTTAAAATAGATTGGTAAAGTTGATAGTTGTCAATTTCAATTTCACCTAGAACAATTTTTTGATCTTTAAATTCACGAACAATATTAACTTCATTTGTAATATCTTTAATTGAAATTATATTTTTTAATGATCAAACTTTAACCTCATACTCAAAATTATTGTGAGAAATATTAAATGTATTTATTCTAGGGAACTCTTTTGATTTATTATAGTATTTTGTAAAGAAATCCTTTAATGATAAACCAATGACATTTCTATCGAATCTATTTTTGATAAAGGTACTTGCTCAAGTAATTCTTTCATCATTATTGTCGTAAATAATGATCCCAAAGTTATTGTTCGATATAATTTCGTCAATATATGAACTAAATGACTTTTTAACCAATTCACGACTTTTAATAAAATTAGAAATTGCGAAATATGAACTAAGAATGAATATAGTTAAAGCGAATAGCAATGCAATAATCGCTATTCATTCCATCAATACACTATGATTGTTAATACCTAAAATAAGTGATACTATTACTAAAACTAGTGAAGCAACTGCAATAATTATTCATAAATAAAACTGTTGTTTTTTATTCATATTTCTCCATTATAATAAATATATTTATTATTATACCAAATACTACACTTTTGAGTAGTTTGAAAGAGTCAAACAAATTAAAATATAAAGTGGAAAAGTCATGCGACCATTATTTTTATTTAAAGAGCTTGAAGTACGATAGTGCTTCAATATTTATAATTATATTGCTTTTTTATATAAAAAAGCACACCAAAAGAATCGGTCATGACCGATTTTAAATTTTTTTCAATATTATTTTGAGATAAGTAATAAATATTCGTTAATTCTATTGATCATTATTTGAATTTGTTCATCCGAAAATTTATCCATCGAAATTCCTTTAGTAATATATCTTCTGATATGTCTATGAATATTTTCGATTGAACCTTTTTGATATGAACAATATGCATCGCATTTGTATAAATTATTTTGATTAATAACTTCATGTAACAACACGTTCTCGGAGCCATTGTCTATTGTCAAAGTTTTGACTAGCAATGCATTATTTTTGATAATTTTGATCAGTGAGTTTTTTACTGCTAGTGAAGTCTTTAAGGATTTAACTGAATAAAGTTTTCTAGATTTTCTATCTAAAACAGTAACTAAGCAATATTTATCTTCGCGCTTACCAATAACTGTGTCAAGTTCATAATGTCCTTCAGTTGTTCTGTTGTTAGCTTCCTCAGGTCTTTGATGAATTCGGATTGCATTTTTAAGTGAACTTTTTTGAGTTTTAATAACTCTCTTTCGGTATTTTCCTACTGAAAGAAACTGCAAAATATCTATAGATAAGGAAAACTCATTTGACTTTAAACACTTATATACAGTACTTGTAGTGGGACAAGGACTATTAGGATAATGTTTTTTAAATTTATTAACAAGTGCCTTAGCAGAAACTTTTATAGCTCTTTTTGTAAAATCCTTACTAAAGCGATTTTCCCTAAAGTATTTAACTTCATTATTTCAAAATTTGACAAAACTTTTTCATTTATCTTGAATAGTTTTGGAATGAAGTCTAGTTCTTTTTGATTTATAAAATATTAAATGTTCAGCTAATAAATTAAAATCTAAATAGTTAACATAGTTAATATAATTGTCACAATTAGGACAAACTTTTTTAAATTTCTTAACAAAATCACCCTGATTTGTTGTAGAAATTTTCAACAGCCTTCTAATAGTTTTTGGTTGAAATCTTACAATTTTCGAAACTTGAGAAATAGTCTTATTTTCTTTAATTAATCTTAAACATTCATTGAAATGAAGAATACTCATTTGGTTTTCTTTTAATAATCTCGTTTTTATGATTTTTGAATGCAATAGCCTAATTTCTTCGTCAGAATTCTTTATCAAATAATGATTGTTATGAAGATGTTTTTGTTTAGTTTTTATGCATACAACTTCTTCTAAAGATTTTTTAATATTTGCTATAATCATATTGGGTCCTTTCTTATTTTTGCACTATTATTTTACTAAAAGACCCAATAAATAAAAACAGTCATGCGATAATGGTCGCATGACTTTTCTATTTTACGAAACAAATTAAAAATGTAAGCATAAGCTTACAATTATAATGGGAAATATTTAACTAATATTTCATAAGCTTGTTCTTGAGTTTTTGCATTCATTATTTCAGAGTGGAAATTATCATCTAAAGAATAATCTGCAATCACTTGTATAGAATCAAGTTGAATTTCACGGTCTTCTTTACTTAAAACTATAGTAAAAATTAAATTAACTTTTTTATTATCTTCAGCTTTTCAATCGATTCCATTTTTTAAAATAGCCAAAGAAATTGTTGGTTGAATAACAGTTGATGAAATACCATGTGGAATTGCAATTCCATCATTTAATGCTGTAGACATTAAATTTTCTCTATAATTCAATGCATTAAGAAATCTTGTTTTATCTTCGATGAAATTTGCTTCATATAATTTCTTAGCAATCATTTCTAGTGCATCGTTGTGATCGTTTACATCTATGTTTATAAAAATTGATTTAGGATTTAAAAGTTCTTTAATAATCATAAGAAATCTTTCTACTTTTTATTAAGTTTAGGCATAACTGAAATACTGAATGCTGATGGTCCACAATGAATGGCTACAGCACCAGAAGTAGACTGAATTGAGTCTAAAACAATTCCAAATTCTTCAGCTACTTGACTTACTAATTCAACAACCTTATGATCAAGTCCTCTAATTAATCTAAAAGAAAAATCATTGATTTTTTCATTTCCACCAATTATCTTAACTAGTTTTTCAAAAGTTTTGCTTATTAATGAGCTAGTTGTTCTCTTTAGTGTTGATACAGTAACAGATTCTCTGTATTTAAGTAATGGAATCATCTGTATTTTTGTCATAATAAACTTTTTAGCTCCAGTTAATCTTCCACCTTTGATAATATAATCAAGATTAACAGGTAAGATATATGTTTGAGATTTCTCATTTATTTCGTTAATTTCTTGAATTACTTTGTCAATATCTTGGTTCTTTTCAAAGCTTTTTTTAGCATATAGAGCAACATCAACAAATTGATCTCCACTGAAAAAATTACTTACTATATGAACATTTGTATATTCTTGAGCAATAGTTTTGCAATACCTAGCAGAACTACTTAAACTTTCATGAAGAATTAAAATAATGACTTCGTCAAAACTTTTGGCCATTCTTTCAATTTCTCCTTCAAGTAAATCTAATCTTGGAAGAGAAGTTAAAACATTATTTGCTTTTTCAATTTTATCTAATAAAATTTCAGGTTCTTGAAGTCCATCTTGAAAAACTTCACCATCAATTTCTGATTGAAGTGAAAGAAATCCAAAGCCATATGAATTAGCTTGTTCTTTAGTTAAAGAACTAAAAGAATCAATTATAAAACCTAATTTTTTCATATATTTATTATATTTATTTATATTTAAAAGCAAAATATTTTTTAATACTATATTTAATGTAAAAACAGAAAAAATAATTATCTTATTTGCAAGAATAAATTTAAGTAATTTAATGAATTTTTGCTCATTTTTTTGAAAATTTATTTGTCCACATAATAATATTTATCATTAGCTCTCAAATGGTTTGCTAATTTAGTTTTAATATTTGGGTAGATTTCTTTTAAAGACATTAAATATCAATTGTTTTGTGTTAATTCACCATTATTAGCGATATTTGAATTAAAAACACTACCGTTAAGGTAGTGAGATATATTATATAGAGAATGGTAAGGTTGAAAAAAAGATAATTAAATTTAGAATTATTGAAAATATAAATCCAAATGAAGTTCTTTGTGATTTTTTAATTTCTTTTTCTTTTTCGATTTCTTTTTTATTTTCTAGCATTTTTTGATAAGCAATTTTTTCGCTTGTACTCATTTTTTTAAGTTGTTTTTTTTGTTTATAGTCAATTCTATCTTGACGAGCTGCTTGATATCTTCTAAATGACGAACCCAGAAATCCTTTTGCAGCAACAATGCACAATAATCCAATTAATGCAGTAATAAGGAAAATAATATTAAGCATTTGAATAACTTTTTGTTTACCAAATACAAGTGCATAAATTATTAACCCTATCGAAATAATTTCTACAATTGTAAAATGAATATAAGTTCATTTATTTCTAATAGATTTAATTAAATAATCTTTTATTAAATAAATTACTTTCATATTATTTTAATGTACTTGCTTTATAGTGTTCTTCATTAATTCATTTTTCAAATTGTTGATCGGTTGAATAAATATAATGTTGATCTTCAACTTTGTGTAACGTAGGTATATTTGGGAACTGTTGTTCTTCTAAATACTTAAGTTCAAATGAGATATTTTGGAATTTTTCATTAGCATTTGAAATTTTAGGAATTGCTTTAAATAAATTATTTGTGTACGGATGAATAGGATTTTCATAAATTTTTTCAGTTTTTCCTGATTCTACAATCTTACCTAAGTGCATTATTTGTACATTATCTGCTACATATTCGATCATACTTAAATCATGAGCGATAAAGATCATTGCAATGTTTTTATTTTTACATAAGTCTTTAAGTAGGTTAACAACTTGAGCTTGAATTGAAATATCTAACGAAGCAATAGGCTCATCAGCAATAATAACTTTAGGTTCAGTAATTAATGCACGTGCAATTACAATACGTTGACGTTGTCCACCACTAAATTCATGTGGATAACGGTAAGCAAATTGTTTAAGAAGCCCAACACTTTCAAGTGATTTGTAGATTTTTTCTTTAATAAATAATTTCTTAATATCTTTTTTGAAAAAGTAATCTTTAATTTTAGAAGCTATTTTTCTGAAGAATACAACACTTATATTATTAAATTTATTATCAAGATCGTGAATTCCTAAAAGTTTATAGATGTTAAATAAATCTTTATCTAAATATTTCATCTCGATATCATATGCTTTAAGACCTTCAAGACGTTTTGAGACAGTGGCTTTATAAACATTTAATTCAACAACTAGTTTTTTAACTTCTTTTTTGCTATTTGCTTGTGATTTAATTTGTTGTTTAAAATTATGAACAAAAGAATCAAAAGCTTTTTCAAATAGTTTTAGTTGATTTTTGTATTCAACCTTAAGAGATAAATATTTTTCTTTACCAACGCTGATTTCTTTGTTAATTTTGTCTAATCTTAGGTTAAATTCATGAATATATTTTTTTAATTCATCTTGGTGAATTGCTTCAGCTTTATCTAAATTCTTTTGGTAAACTATTAAATCCTCAGATGAGTATTTTGCTTTAGCTTTACCTGCAATTTTAGTTAGATCATTTTCTAATTGAATGATTTTGTGATTTAAGTTATTGATTTTATTATTAAAATCTAAAGCACGCTCTTTTGAAATGCTAATTCATTTATCTAAATTTAGATGACTTGAGGAAACGATGAATTTAGATAAATTCAATTTAAAAGCATTTGTGAAAACTTTATTTGATTTAGCTAAATTACTTAATTTCTCATCTTTAGAAATCTCATCGTAAATGTTCTTTATTTTTTCATTAATTTCCTTGAACATCTCTCTAGTTTCATTTATAGACAAGTAATATAAAGTGTTTTTTATATTTTTGCAATTAGAACTCTTGATATTGTTTTTCAATCTATAAATCGGACATAAAGGAGTGTTACTGAACAAGTTAAATTTTGAACTGATTTTGCTTTTAAGAATTTTTCTAATAACCTTATTAATTTCACTAAGTTTTACTGAGTGAATATAAAATTCTTTATCAAAAGTATAGTTTGAATTATTGCTTTGGAACTTAGCTTCGTTGCTTAACTCATCTAAAAAGTTATTAAATGAGTTTTGAGCTATTGACATAATTTCATACTGCTCGTTTCTTAGTTCTTTTAGTTGGTTTTTTAATTCTTTAATAGTTTTTTTAGTGTTTAACTCTTCTTCAGAAATTTTTGATAACACATAAGCTTCATTGTAAGCATTTTTAGCATTTTGTAAATCAACCTCATCAAAATCAAGTTCATTATTTCTGAAATTTTCTTTCTTTTGATTATAAATCAATAATAATTCATCATTAACTTTGTGTAAATTAGTGATTATTATTGAGTTAATTTTATTTCTCTCTTCAATAAAGCTAAAAAGATTATTGAAATTATCTTCAGCTGAAAGATTACTGTCATATTTATAATTATTCAACTTCTCATTTCATACTTGATGAAAAGGAACTAATTTAGCATTAGCTAATTGATATGATTTTAATACAAGATTTCTGGTTCTTTCAAGGAATGAATAGTGGAAATTATCCTTAATACTGTTTCAATCTTTAGAAAGATCTTTGATTTCATCATTAATAATTCCATTTACAATAAGAGGTTCTTTAAGAATTGAGAATATTGTTTTTTGACCGTTTAATGATGCGTGTGGATCCTGGAAGATCATTTGGATATTTTTACGCATCATTTTAGTTCTTTTACGGCTTATTTTTTTACCAGAGATAATTTTGTCATCAAGTGAAACATAACCGTTAAAATCATCATAAAGTCTTAATAATGAACGACCAACTGTTGTTTTACCACTACCTGATTCTCCAATTAATCCAACAACTTCACCTTCATGAACTTTGAAAGAAACACCATCAACCGCACGGTTAATGTGGTTTTTGTTAATGAAATATTTTTTTAAGTTTTCTATTTCTAAAACTACTTTTTTATTATTCATCTTTAAAAACCTCTCTGAATTTTTCTAAACGTATTTGTAATTCTTTGCTTAATTCCACTTTTGGTGCTTCTGGGTGTAATAATCAAGTTGCTGCTGAGTGAGATTCACTTATTTTAATAAGTGGTGGTTCCTTGATAAAATCAATTTCTAGGGCGTAATCATTTCTTGGTGCAAAAGGATCTCCAAGAGGTAAATTATTCATATCTGGAGGTGTACCTTTAATTGAATAAAGTCTAT
It encodes the following:
- the dnaB gene encoding replicative DNA helicase, giving the protein MSSSVNNNLTQNSNTTIHYDEFSEKKVLGMLLVSKEKKYFEEAQNFLSEKCFYKYANKLIYNALMNYYDANHELNILEYQELVNFILNLSHSNSEINIDYIHDLVINAALVKNRIQYFQHLNRLSALREVENTLEMMLYKVKTDLNTDLEVFVPTLEMKISEASEVARINDFKSVKEISDEYFMDLNQRRNANVDELFGIPTGFNELDKSIQGFKGGELIIIAARPAMGKTAFALNIATNAARVGKKVAFFSLEMSDLQLMSRIYASIAEIDGNKLKKPQFITSEEWNTISTAKYTTIDPLPLYIDESTSSALGEIMWKTRKLKRTIGLDLIVIDYLQLLSIEGNNRDNRQNEVAKISRSLKQLARELNVPVIALSQLSRSVENREDKRPLLSDLRESGAIEQDADMIFFLYRDDYYNKNKKNPSFLTKEQEQAAGSIVDVIIGKYRSGATDTKKLRFQMNISRFSDMIKTENNKE
- the rplI gene encoding 50S ribosomal protein L9, producing MKVILIKDCKDGKANTVIEVSDGYAKNFLIRQGLALPFNEATKRTLERKLDQLSAKEHETRQEALRVKEELENVRLVYELEANIDANFNLNVHGSISTKQIEKDLKNLGFKLDKHSLEKIHLVSNGTHEIKVKVYNDIIAKVYIEIKIKEVK
- a CDS encoding DHH family phosphoesterase encodes the protein MNKKQQFYLWIIIAVASLVLVIVSLILGINNHSVLMEWIAIIALLFALTIFILSSYFAISNFIKSRELVKKSFSSYIDEIISNNNFGIIIYDNNDERITWASTFIKNRFDRNVIGLSLKDFFTKYYNKSKEFPRINTFNISHNNFEYEVKVWSLKNIISIKDITNEVNIVREFKDQKIVLGEIEIDNYQLYQSILSEEQLFNINKSIVDNFEKYVKNNEYNFIYRQYTNGKFVIICNEKTLDMLEKESFANFLTFKNYSDIGVSERISVSVGFAKGWPSLDTKIEQAKKALLQSKNRGGDQVTIFSNVSTPVYYGSSSEILPDNSRTNIKLIANKLEQKLKSKSIKNVIIYGHKFADLDAIGSAYGIYKLARNFGKQAYICNTTFDSTALKVIKKHNLKDEDIFIKPSEANSLTNSSTVVILVDNSVLNRTDNPDAIVNAKIDNIFIFDHHRVGPSVDFCLRENRYIDPNASSASEIVSEVIMFTQENNTIDSLTAQLLLNGIYLDTAQFTKSITPRAFSAASYLESLGAKGTISNEILKIDEKTNKIVSELLENIQEVKPGYYLAYKDIEVSNDIISIASNEILKISGRVASFVVAKQENTNLYKLSARGINTNVQIICEDVGGGGHFGTAAAVTDEPLEVFIDNIIQAIVGGKTNESDIN
- a CDS encoding IS30 family transposase, with the protein product MIIANIKKSLEEVVCIKTKQKHLHNNHYLIKNSDEEIRLLHSKIIKTRLLKENQMSILHFNECLRLIKENKTISQVSKIVRFQPKTIRRLLKISTTNQGDFVKKFKKVCPNCDNYINYVNYLDFNLLAEHLIFYKSKRTRLHSKTIQDKWKSFVKFWNNEVKYFRENRFSKDFTKRAIKVSAKALVNKFKKHYPNSPCPTTSTVYKCLKSNEFSLSIDILQFLSVGKYRKRVIKTQKSSLKNAIRIHQRPEEANNRTTEGHYELDTVIGKREDKYCLVTVLDRKSRKLYSVKSLKTSLAVKNSLIKIIKNNALLVKTLTIDNGSENVLLHEVINQNNLYKCDAYCSYQKGSIENIHRHIRRYITKGISMDKFSDEQIQIMINRINEYLLLISK
- a CDS encoding PTS sugar transporter subunit IIA; protein product: MIIKELLNPKSIFINIDVNDHNDALEMIAKKLYEANFIEDKTRFLNALNYRENLMSTALNDGIAIPHGISSTVIQPTISLAILKNGIDWKAEDNKKVNLIFTIVLSKEDREIQLDSIQVIADYSLDDNFHSEIMNAKTQEQAYEILVKYFPL
- a CDS encoding DegV family protein; this encodes MKKLGFIIDSFSSLTKEQANSYGFGFLSLQSEIDGEVFQDGLQEPEILLDKIEKANNVLTSLPRLDLLEGEIERMAKSFDEVIILILHESLSSSARYCKTIAQEYTNVHIVSNFFSGDQFVDVALYAKKSFEKNQDIDKVIQEINEINEKSQTYILPVNLDYIIKGGRLTGAKKFIMTKIQMIPLLKYRESVTVSTLKRTTSSLISKTFEKLVKIIGGNEKINDFSFRLIRGLDHKVVELVSQVAEEFGIVLDSIQSTSGAVAIHCGPSAFSISVMPKLNKK
- a CDS encoding ATP-binding cassette domain-containing protein; this translates as MNNKKVVLEIENLKKYFINKNHINRAVDGVSFKVHEGEVVGLIGESGSGKTTVGRSLLRLYDDFNGYVSLDDKIISGKKISRKRTKMMRKNIQMIFQDPHASLNGQKTIFSILKEPLIVNGIINDEIKDLSKDWNSIKDNFHYSFLERTRNLVLKSYQLANAKLVPFHQVWNEKLNNYKYDSNLSAEDNFNNLFSFIEERNKINSIIITNLHKVNDELLLIYNQKKENFRNNELDFDEVDLQNAKNAYNEAYVLSKISEEELNTKKTIKELKNQLKELRNEQYEIMSIAQNSFNNFLDELSNEAKFQSNNSNYTFDKEFYIHSVKLSEINKVIRKILKSKISSKFNLFSNTPLCPIYRLKNNIKSSNCKNIKNTLYYLSINETREMFKEINEKIKNIYDEISKDEKLSNLAKSNKVFTNAFKLNLSKFIVSSSHLNLDKWISISKERALDFNNKINNLNHKIIQLENDLTKIAGKAKAKYSSEDLIVYQKNLDKAEAIHQDELKKYIHEFNLRLDKINKEISVGKEKYLSLKVEYKNQLKLFEKAFDSFVHNFKQQIKSQANSKKEVKKLVVELNVYKATVSKRLEGLKAYDIEMKYLDKDLFNIYKLLGIHDLDNKFNNISVVFFRKIASKIKDYFFKKDIKKLFIKEKIYKSLESVGLLKQFAYRYPHEFSGGQRQRIVIARALITEPKVIIADEPIASLDISIQAQVVNLLKDLCKNKNIAMIFIAHDLSMIEYVADNVQIMHLGKIVESGKTEKIYENPIHPYTNNLFKAIPKISNANEKFQNISFELKYLEEQQFPNIPTLHKVEDQHYIYSTDQQFEKWINEEHYKASTLK